CGACGTAGCCGCGCAGCAGCGGCAGCTCGGTCAGCTCCCGCGGAATGACCTCCACCCGGGCTCCGATGTTGCTGAAGCTGAGGCGACCGTCTCCGGCGGTATAGGTCAGGCGGCGGTTGACGCGGAACATACCACCCGGCACCTCGATCCAGGGCAGCATGCGCAGCAGCCACCGGGGACTGATTCCCTGCATCTGCGGCCGCGACTTGGTCGTGGTCGCCAACTGACGGGCAGCGAGCGTGCTCAGGCTCAGCTGCTGCTGCTCGTTCTCACCACCGCTGCCCGTCTTCATCGTATTCGCCATTGAGGTGTGCCTCGGCTTCGTCCGAACTGGCTCTGAGTGCCGGTGTCCTGGCTAGGTGCGGCCGATTTCGACACTCTCGAGGATGCCGAGCGCGTCGGGGATGAGGACCGCCGTGGAGAAGTAGGTGCTGACGAGGTAGGAGATGACGGCCTTCTCGTTGATGCCCATGAAGCGCACGTTCAGGCTGGGCTCGATCTCGTCGGGGATGCCCGCCTGGTGCAGGCCGATGACGCCCTGGTTCTCCGCGCCCGTGCGCATCAGGAGGATGGAGCTGGTGCGCGTGTCGCTGATGGGGATCTTGTTGCAGGGGAAGATGGGGATGCCGCGCCAGGCGGTGACCTGGTGGCCGCCCACGTCGACGCTGCCCGGGTAGACCCCGCGGCGGCTGCACTCCTGACCGAACGCGGCGATGGCGCGCGGGTGGGCCAGGAAGAAGGACGGATCCTTCCACACGGTGGCCAGCAGCTCGTCCATGTCATCGGGGGTCGGAGGCCCGCTGCGCGTGTGGAGGCGCTGCTTGAGGTCGGCGTTGTGCAGCAGGCCGAACTCGCGGTTGTTGATCAGCTCGTGCTCCTTGAGCTCCTTGAGCGCCTCGACGGTCAGACGCAACTGCTCCTGCGTCTGGTTCATCGGATCGTTGAACAGGTCGGCCACGCGGGTGTGGATCTGCAGCACCGTCTGGGCCACGCTCAGCTCGTACTCGCGAGGCGAGGTCTCGTAATCCACGAAGGTGCCCGGCAGCACGGGCTCGCCATGGTGTCCCGCGACCAGCTCGATGTCCGCCTGGCCCGTCGGGTCCTGCTTCTTCTTGGCGAGGGACTTGAACTCCTCGAGGTGCTTCTTCAGCGACGGGGACTGCTCGACCACCGTCTCGAAGTCGGACTGCTTGAGCATCAGCACCGTGACGGGAGTCACCGCCTTGACCGTGAACTGCCAGTAGTCCTGCGACTCCAGCAGGGCCTGATAGCTGTAGTGGTCGCCATCGGCGAGCACCTCGAGC
This is a stretch of genomic DNA from Archangium violaceum. It encodes these proteins:
- a CDS encoding family 2B encapsulin nanocompartment shell protein translates to MASFEKLVEEANKQQMSLGTAAARQLATTTKSAPQMQGISSRWLLKLLPWVQVNGGVFRLNRRLTYAIGDGRVTFYTTGAKVQVVPQELTELPMLRGYDDVTVLSTLADRFVQKEYKPGDVITQAGQEADSIWLIAHGKVNKIGKGKYGDETVLEVLADGDHYSYQALLESQDYWQFTVKAVTPVTVLMLKQSDFETVVEQSPSLKKHLEEFKSLAKKKQDPTGQADIELVAGHHGEPVLPGTFVDYETSPREYELSVAQTVLQIHTRVADLFNDPMNQTQEQLRLTVEALKELKEHELINNREFGLLHNADLKQRLHTRSGPPTPDDMDELLATVWKDPSFFLAHPRAIAAFGQECSRRGVYPGSVDVGGHQVTAWRGIPIFPCNKIPISDTRTSSILLMRTGAENQGVIGLHQAGIPDEIEPSLNVRFMGINEKAVISYLVSTYFSTAVLIPDALGILESVEIGRT